One stretch of Diabrotica undecimpunctata isolate CICGRU chromosome 5, icDiaUnde3, whole genome shotgun sequence DNA includes these proteins:
- the LOC140442336 gene encoding uncharacterized protein: MEQILEKFEKIDERNVRIESKIDKMQVDLDKLNKENEQLKADNKAMRTKITEQEVRIEILERQARRKNIVIQRVEENQTESEQETINKIKGIMKKIGVQTNLDEELVELRRIGRQGDPQNVPRPIILEMKKEATRMKILKAAKNLRGTKIYINEDFPKKILQERKHLLQLMKMVRQEGHTAALKYNKLWINGEPFSLEQLEGIDVNYWKKPEEKKGNARTINDRSPITDNIDPRGKLMKMASKN, encoded by the coding sequence ATGGAGCAGATACTAGAAAAATTTGAGAAAATCGACGAAAGAAATGTAAGAATCGAAAGCAAAATAGATAAAATGCAAGTAGACCtggataaattaaataaagaaaacgaACAGTTGAAGGCAGATAACAAAGCAATGAGAACTAAAATCACAGAACAAGAAGTTAGAATCGAAATACTGGAAAGACAAGCTAGAAGAAAAAACATAGTAATACAGAGGGTCGAAGAAAACCAAACAGAAAGCGAACAAGAGACGATAAATAAGATAAAGGGGATAATGAAAAAAATCGGCGTACAAACAAACCTAGATGAAGAACTGGTAGAGTTAAGAAGAATAGGCAGACAAGGTGATCCCCAAAATGTACCCAGACCCAtcatattagaaatgaaaaaggaAGCTACGAGAATGAAAATTCTGAAGGCTGCTAAAAACCTAAGAGGaactaaaatatatatcaatGAGGACTTCCCGAAGAAAATACTACAAGAAAGAAAGCATCTTCTTCAGCTCATGAAAATGGTACGCCAGGAAGGACACACAGCcgcattaaaatacaacaaattatggATAAATGGTGAACCGTTCTCACTGGAGCAACTAGAAGGCATAGATGTAAATTATTGGAAGAAACCTGAAGAGAAGAAGGGTAACGCTAGGACAATAAACGACAGATCTCCCATAACTGATAATATAGATCCAAGAGGAAAATTGATGAAAATGGCgtcaaaaaactaa